The Brassica napus cultivar Da-Ae chromosome C7, Da-Ae, whole genome shotgun sequence genome has a segment encoding these proteins:
- the LOC106380697 gene encoding 5' exonuclease Apollo isoform X2 translates to MESGLISVDRWKSGSQAYFLTHMHSDHTRGLSPNWSHAPLFCSRTTASLFPGFDLSLLRLVPLSSSWQSLSLRSPSSGSPVLLHFMAIDAHHCPGDFRWECEDAAAEEARTTLVAAVNDFPVDILYLDNTYCNPIYTFPSRHVAANLIAHIILSHPSHDIVIGVDSLGKEDLLVHLSRILNIKIWVWPERLRTMHLLGFQDIFTTDTSLTRVRAVPRYSFSIQTLEGLNLMCPTIGIMPSGLPWLKTPFKGDANLSASLLTANNRRKPAAQQRELLLLQGAVHMFHDNMFSVNYSDHSCYQEIGEFINLVKPKSMKGIVVSSSCYVDPLYYFGRVCGASEPPELLLLRPDSREQFRAVRIKSYSTKDETINSQKEKWRKGDGHSSLRRNKKRRARIQVKCAKIADVD, encoded by the exons GCTCCTCTCTTCTGCTCCCGCACCACCGCCTCCCTCTTCCCCGGCTTCGACCTCTCCTTGCTCCGCCTCGTCCCCCTCTCTTCTTCCTGGCAATCTCTCTCCCTCCGCTCTCCTTCCTCCGGCTCCCCCGTTCTCCTCCATTTCATGGCCATCGACGCCCACCACTGCCCCG GAGACTTCCGTTGGGAATGTGAGGATGCTGCTGCAGAGGAAGCAAGGACCACTCTCGTCGCTGCTGTCAACGACTTCCCCGTCGACATTCTCTACTTGGATAACACCTACTGCAACCCCATCTACACCTTCCCTTCCCGTCATGTCGCTGCCAATCTGATTGCCCACATAATCCTCTCTCATCCTTCCCACGATATCGTCATTGGAGTTGACTCTCTGGGCAAGGAAGATCTTCTCGTTCACCTCTCCCGTATTCTCAACATCAAG ATTTGGGTTTGGCCAGAGCGACTCCGCACCATGCACCTCCTTGGTTTCCAAGACATTTTCACCACTGACACGTCTCTTACCAGAGTCCGTGCTGTCCCTCGCTATAGTTTCAGCATTCAGACGCTCGAGGGGCTCAATCTCATGTGCCCAACCATCGGCATCATGCCTTCGGGTCTCCCATGGCTCAAAACACCTTTCAAAGGAGATGCCAATCTCTCTGCTTCTCTCCTTACTGCTAACAATCGTAGGAAGCCTGCAGCTCAACAGAGAGAATTACTACTACTACAAGGGGCGGTGCATATGTTCCATGACAACATGTTTTCGGTGAACTACTCTGATCACTCATGCTACCAGGAGATTGGagagtttataaatcttgtCAAGCCCAAGAGCATGAAAGGCATTGTGGTTTCATCCTCATGCTATGTTGATCCTCTCTACTATTTTGGGCGTGTCTGCGGTGCTAGCGAACCTCCAGAGTTACTTCTTTTGAGGCCTGACTCCAGAGAGCAATTTCGAGCTGTTAGGATCAAGTCTTATTCTACCAAGGACGAGACAATAAATTCGCAAAAGGAAAAATGGAGAAAGGGAGATGGCCATTCGAGTTTGaggagaaacaagaagaggagagcACGTATACAAGTTAAGTGCGCCAAAATTGCAGATGTTGATTAG
- the LOC106380697 gene encoding 5' exonuclease Apollo isoform X1 yields MESGLISVDRWKSGSQAYFLTHMHSDHTRGLSPNWSHAPLFCSRTTASLFPGFDLSLLRLVPLSSSWQSLSLRSPSSGSPVLLHFMAIDAHHCPGSVMFMFRGDFGCFLYTGDFRWECEDAAAEEARTTLVAAVNDFPVDILYLDNTYCNPIYTFPSRHVAANLIAHIILSHPSHDIVIGVDSLGKEDLLVHLSRILNIKIWVWPERLRTMHLLGFQDIFTTDTSLTRVRAVPRYSFSIQTLEGLNLMCPTIGIMPSGLPWLKTPFKGDANLSASLLTANNRRKPAAQQRELLLLQGAVHMFHDNMFSVNYSDHSCYQEIGEFINLVKPKSMKGIVVSSSCYVDPLYYFGRVCGASEPPELLLLRPDSREQFRAVRIKSYSTKDETINSQKEKWRKGDGHSSLRRNKKRRARIQVKCAKIADVD; encoded by the exons GCTCCTCTCTTCTGCTCCCGCACCACCGCCTCCCTCTTCCCCGGCTTCGACCTCTCCTTGCTCCGCCTCGTCCCCCTCTCTTCTTCCTGGCAATCTCTCTCCCTCCGCTCTCCTTCCTCCGGCTCCCCCGTTCTCCTCCATTTCATGGCCATCGACGCCCACCACTGCCCCG GATCGGTGATGTTCATGTTCCGTGGAGACTTCGGATGTTTTCTCTACACAGGAGACTTCCGTTGGGAATGTGAGGATGCTGCTGCAGAGGAAGCAAGGACCACTCTCGTCGCTGCTGTCAACGACTTCCCCGTCGACATTCTCTACTTGGATAACACCTACTGCAACCCCATCTACACCTTCCCTTCCCGTCATGTCGCTGCCAATCTGATTGCCCACATAATCCTCTCTCATCCTTCCCACGATATCGTCATTGGAGTTGACTCTCTGGGCAAGGAAGATCTTCTCGTTCACCTCTCCCGTATTCTCAACATCAAG ATTTGGGTTTGGCCAGAGCGACTCCGCACCATGCACCTCCTTGGTTTCCAAGACATTTTCACCACTGACACGTCTCTTACCAGAGTCCGTGCTGTCCCTCGCTATAGTTTCAGCATTCAGACGCTCGAGGGGCTCAATCTCATGTGCCCAACCATCGGCATCATGCCTTCGGGTCTCCCATGGCTCAAAACACCTTTCAAAGGAGATGCCAATCTCTCTGCTTCTCTCCTTACTGCTAACAATCGTAGGAAGCCTGCAGCTCAACAGAGAGAATTACTACTACTACAAGGGGCGGTGCATATGTTCCATGACAACATGTTTTCGGTGAACTACTCTGATCACTCATGCTACCAGGAGATTGGagagtttataaatcttgtCAAGCCCAAGAGCATGAAAGGCATTGTGGTTTCATCCTCATGCTATGTTGATCCTCTCTACTATTTTGGGCGTGTCTGCGGTGCTAGCGAACCTCCAGAGTTACTTCTTTTGAGGCCTGACTCCAGAGAGCAATTTCGAGCTGTTAGGATCAAGTCTTATTCTACCAAGGACGAGACAATAAATTCGCAAAAGGAAAAATGGAGAAAGGGAGATGGCCATTCGAGTTTGaggagaaacaagaagaggagagcACGTATACAAGTTAAGTGCGCCAAAATTGCAGATGTTGATTAG
- the LOC106380698 gene encoding H/ACA ribonucleoprotein complex subunit 3-like protein: MYLQCYINEKGDKVYTTKKESPLGLATESAHPARFSPDDKYSKERVTLKKRFGLLPIQGAPVKY, translated from the exons ATGTATCTTCAGTGCTATATCAACGAAAAGGGCGACAAGGTTTACACCACTAAG AAGGAATCACCGCTCGGGTTAGCCACTGAATCTGCCCATCCAG CCCGATTCTCCCCTGACGATAAATATTCAAAGGAGAGAGTTACATTGAAGAAGCGTTTTGGTCTCTTACCGATCCAGGGCGCACCTGTCAAGTACTGA
- the LOC106380699 gene encoding uncharacterized protein LOC106380699: MRKSTEIPAKASGFVKSEEKTVKPPFRLAVDDTKPVLQDPILRSDPMETEEAVLRLPSFPVMRPSKS; the protein is encoded by the exons ATGAGGAAATCTACAGAGATTCCGGCGAAGGCCTCGGGTTTTGTTAAATCGGAAGAGAAAACTGTGAAACCTCCTTTCAGACTTGCCGTCGATGACACCAAACCTGTTCTTCAGGACCcg ATTCTGAGATCGGACCCAATGGAgacagaagaagctgtcctGAGGCTGCCCTCTTTCCCGGTGATGAGACCATCTAAATCATAA